One Arthrobacter sp. StoSoilB20 DNA segment encodes these proteins:
- a CDS encoding ParA family protein, with translation MGSSETSTQRIPPFMSLGSARAMATPSASLQSAIVRPNSVENAAVSRETVSDGVHNVMDSIDDSSPIARQLANETRRRERLIGRELPKPDKTRIFTVSNQKGGVGKTTTTVNIAAALASAGLNVLVIDIDPQGNASTALGIEHHADVDSIYDVLINDLPLKDVVAACPDIPNLICAPATIHLAGAEIELVSLVAREQRLRRAIDVYAKEREKNGEGRLDFIFIDCPPSLGLLTVNAFCAASEVLIPIQCEYYALEGLSQLLKNIEMIQKHLNADLVVSTILLTMYDGRTNLAAQVASEVRQHFPEQVLGAVVPRSVRISEAPSYQQTVMTYDPSSSGALSYMEAAAEIAER, from the coding sequence GTGGGCAGTAGTGAAACCTCCACGCAGCGAATCCCCCCGTTTATGTCGTTGGGGTCCGCGCGGGCAATGGCCACACCCTCTGCATCTCTTCAGTCTGCGATTGTGCGTCCCAATTCGGTTGAGAATGCTGCCGTTTCACGTGAAACCGTATCTGATGGAGTGCATAACGTGATGGATTCCATTGATGATTCAAGTCCGATCGCCCGTCAGTTGGCCAATGAAACCCGTCGGCGCGAGCGGTTGATCGGCAGGGAGCTCCCCAAGCCGGATAAAACCCGCATCTTCACTGTCTCCAACCAGAAGGGCGGAGTGGGCAAAACGACCACCACGGTGAACATCGCCGCAGCCCTGGCCTCTGCCGGGCTCAACGTCCTGGTGATCGACATTGATCCCCAAGGAAACGCCTCCACGGCACTTGGAATAGAGCACCATGCCGACGTCGACAGCATCTATGACGTCCTGATCAACGACCTCCCCCTGAAGGACGTCGTTGCTGCCTGCCCTGACATCCCGAATCTGATCTGCGCCCCCGCCACCATCCACCTTGCCGGTGCTGAAATCGAGTTGGTCTCGTTGGTGGCACGCGAGCAGAGGCTTCGAAGAGCCATCGACGTTTACGCCAAGGAGCGGGAGAAGAATGGTGAAGGCCGGCTGGACTTCATCTTCATTGACTGCCCTCCCAGCTTGGGCCTGCTGACGGTCAATGCCTTCTGCGCAGCCAGTGAAGTCCTGATCCCCATCCAGTGCGAGTACTACGCACTGGAAGGGCTAAGCCAGCTCCTCAAGAACATTGAGATGATCCAGAAGCACCTCAACGCCGACCTGGTTGTTTCAACGATTCTCTTGACCATGTATGACGGCCGCACCAACCTGGCTGCGCAAGTTGCCTCCGAGGTACGCCAACACTTCCCCGAGCAGGTTTTGGGAGCTGTGGTTCCGCGTTCAGTGCGTATCTCTGAGGCGCCGAGCTACCAGCAAACGGTGATGACTTACGATCCTTCGTCGAGTGGTGCGCTTTCCTACATGGAAGCCGCTGCCGAAATCGCCGAACGCTAG
- a CDS encoding R3H domain-containing nucleic acid-binding protein — protein MSAESTEEVIAAVTEDQDETQEETQSKTASRLEEEGDIAADYLEELLDIADIDGDIDIEVRNGRTYISIGADEESAALDSLVGRDGEVLEALQELARLSVLSATENRSRLVLDINGYRKERAGVLQKIAEDAVAKVKSDGGTVALEPMSAYERKIVHDAVADLGFVSESEGEGAGRHIVVSAD, from the coding sequence ATGTCTGCCGAGAGCACTGAAGAAGTTATCGCCGCTGTGACTGAAGACCAGGACGAAACGCAGGAAGAGACGCAGTCCAAGACGGCCAGCCGTCTCGAGGAGGAAGGCGATATCGCCGCCGACTACCTCGAGGAACTCCTGGATATTGCCGATATCGATGGCGACATCGACATTGAGGTCCGCAACGGACGCACCTACATCTCCATCGGCGCCGATGAAGAATCTGCAGCGTTGGATAGCCTGGTGGGCCGTGACGGTGAAGTGTTGGAGGCTCTGCAAGAGCTGGCTCGCCTCTCCGTACTCTCTGCGACGGAGAACCGTTCACGCCTCGTCCTGGACATCAACGGATACCGCAAGGAACGTGCCGGCGTTCTGCAGAAGATCGCCGAAGACGCCGTAGCCAAGGTCAAGTCCGACGGCGGTACCGTCGCCCTTGAACCGATGAGTGCTTACGAGCGCAAGATCGTTCACGACGCCGTTGCTGACCTTGGGTTCGTTTCCGAGTCCGAAGGCGAAGGCGCAGGCCGTCACATCGTCGTTTCGGCTGACTAG
- a CDS encoding ParB/RepB/Spo0J family partition protein — protein MSEKRRGLGRGLGALIPSSAAAQGNGSAPSRPVDLFFPEAKKSAEPVVEAPTSEAAVEAEASQPPGAAAAVGKAAVQETRKSAASDSAASKAAASKGPAKSAAKSTPAKSAAKSTPAKTATKRTTASSTPETNDVNAAASSSSASDVELVEVPGARFAEIPVGDIHPNRKQPRSVFDEDDMAELVHSVREIGVLQPIVVRTSTEKGGEPYELVMGERRWRAVQAAGLETIPAIVRDTTDDDLLRDALLENLHRSQLNPLEEAAAYQQLLEDFGTTHEQLADRIGRSRPQVSNTLRLLKLPPLVQRRVAASVLSAGHARALLALPDAAAMERLAQRIVAEGMSVRATEEAVALYQDPTTPAKNSIPKPNARHERLDYLASSLSDRLDTNVKITLGARKGRVSIEFASVEDLNRIMDVLGPGAED, from the coding sequence ATGAGCGAAAAGCGAAGGGGCCTCGGTAGGGGTCTTGGGGCTCTCATTCCCAGTTCGGCTGCGGCCCAGGGAAACGGTTCTGCACCGTCCCGCCCAGTGGATTTGTTCTTCCCGGAAGCAAAGAAGTCCGCTGAACCGGTAGTGGAGGCTCCGACTTCCGAAGCGGCTGTTGAAGCTGAGGCTTCGCAGCCGCCTGGTGCAGCAGCAGCCGTCGGTAAGGCCGCGGTGCAGGAGACTAGGAAGTCGGCAGCGTCGGATTCTGCTGCGTCCAAGGCTGCGGCTTCCAAGGGGCCGGCCAAGTCCGCCGCCAAGTCAACGCCGGCTAAGTCCGCCGCCAAGTCAACGCCGGCTAAGACTGCGACCAAGCGAACTACTGCTTCGTCGACTCCGGAAACCAACGATGTGAATGCTGCGGCTTCCTCTTCCTCTGCGTCGGACGTGGAGCTGGTCGAGGTCCCCGGCGCCCGCTTCGCTGAGATCCCGGTGGGTGACATTCACCCGAACCGCAAACAGCCTCGTTCGGTCTTCGATGAAGACGACATGGCAGAGCTGGTCCACTCGGTTCGAGAAATCGGCGTCCTCCAGCCAATTGTTGTACGTACTTCAACCGAAAAGGGTGGAGAACCGTATGAGTTGGTCATGGGTGAGCGTCGATGGCGTGCAGTTCAGGCCGCGGGCCTCGAAACCATCCCCGCGATTGTCCGAGACACTACCGACGACGACCTTCTCCGGGATGCGCTGCTGGAGAACCTGCACCGGAGTCAGCTGAACCCCCTTGAAGAGGCTGCTGCCTACCAGCAGCTCCTGGAAGACTTCGGCACCACCCACGAGCAGCTTGCGGACCGTATTGGCCGCTCACGTCCGCAGGTCTCCAACACGCTGCGATTGCTGAAGCTCCCGCCCTTGGTTCAACGACGTGTAGCTGCCAGCGTGCTTTCAGCAGGCCACGCCCGTGCTCTTCTGGCACTCCCGGACGCCGCCGCCATGGAACGTTTGGCTCAGAGGATCGTGGCTGAGGGTATGTCTGTCCGTGCGACAGAAGAGGCAGTGGCCCTCTATCAAGACCCCACTACACCGGCCAAGAACAGCATTCCGAAGCCGAATGCCCGCCACGAACGTCTTGACTACCTCGCTTCGTCTCTCTCGGACCGCTTGGATACCAACGTAAAGATCACTCTGGGGGCCCGCAAAGGCCGAGTTAGCATCGAGTTTGCCAGCGTTGAGGATCTCAATCGCATCATGGATGTCCTGGGACCTGGCGCCGAAGACTGA
- a CDS encoding ABC transporter substrate-binding protein, with protein sequence MSHPIDVGSVLGGRYKVTANVLTSHDQDQVLDGVDQVLNRPVSILVAGPGNAEQVAQSAREVATGERPGHVQILDLGVSDNTTYLITNHSSAPDLLDLVVATNPPYIEPFFTETLGSEIFGQPRTYEPETYDGLYEDDEHDAAYIQYDENGYPIHNGDDTDRAAEPEAGNVPPRPAASPSSSKSGIAGKLAAAAAGAGAAGLAAWKNSGTKNHDAGAAAGSGAAGASGAAAGSGAAAGASAQPPTQAVTSQPAPAAPPAPAAQPPAAPPQPPTRAVNAQPAPTREPAVSRQPSEPKVSLWSEEDYGFAGGGAAAGGAAAAGASAASRGTSDPGYDRAPTSFPASAAVQEDYDDEEVYEDDAPEKEPRSLRWLVGGLLAAVLIVGLVLAVTNLGSLLPSGAPAATQSTPAPQTSSSTQAEEPTPSETAPPAVPPAIQGISRLGDFPFAATYDKDLVRAFDGNAASYWSDMEFATADWGGLVTNMPLVIELKEKTEVKSIVLNQLGGSGGSISVYTNDRPAMDGAKLVGTNSFTSPELTMPLAAPTQTKYLIVDVKALPKLAAPKTRYGFGLRLAEVTVQ encoded by the coding sequence GTGTCCCACCCGATCGACGTCGGATCAGTACTTGGCGGCCGCTACAAGGTCACGGCCAATGTGTTGACCTCGCATGACCAAGATCAGGTGCTCGACGGCGTGGACCAGGTCCTCAACCGTCCCGTGAGCATCCTTGTCGCAGGACCCGGCAACGCCGAGCAGGTTGCCCAGAGCGCCCGCGAAGTCGCCACGGGGGAGCGCCCCGGCCACGTCCAGATCCTGGACCTTGGGGTCAGCGACAACACCACATACCTCATCACCAACCACAGCAGCGCTCCTGATTTGTTGGACCTGGTGGTCGCCACCAACCCGCCGTACATTGAGCCCTTCTTCACCGAGACTCTGGGCAGCGAAATCTTCGGACAGCCCCGCACATACGAGCCCGAGACCTATGACGGCCTGTACGAGGATGACGAGCACGACGCCGCGTACATCCAGTACGACGAAAACGGCTACCCCATCCACAACGGGGACGACACCGATCGCGCCGCTGAACCCGAGGCCGGCAACGTTCCTCCGCGGCCTGCCGCCAGCCCGTCGTCGTCCAAGAGCGGCATCGCCGGCAAGCTGGCTGCTGCCGCCGCAGGCGCTGGTGCGGCCGGTTTGGCCGCCTGGAAGAACTCGGGGACCAAGAACCACGACGCCGGTGCTGCCGCCGGCTCTGGTGCTGCTGGTGCCTCCGGTGCTGCCGCCGGCTCTGGTGCTGCTGCCGGAGCCTCAGCCCAGCCGCCCACCCAGGCCGTGACGTCCCAGCCGGCTCCTGCTGCTCCGCCGGCTCCTGCCGCACAGCCTCCGGCGGCGCCGCCCCAGCCGCCGACGCGAGCTGTCAATGCGCAGCCGGCACCCACACGGGAACCGGCAGTGTCGCGTCAACCTTCAGAGCCCAAGGTGTCCCTGTGGTCTGAAGAGGACTACGGCTTCGCCGGGGGAGGTGCCGCTGCCGGTGGTGCTGCTGCCGCTGGTGCCTCGGCTGCTTCGCGAGGTACCTCCGACCCGGGTTATGACCGCGCACCTACCAGCTTCCCGGCGTCGGCCGCTGTCCAGGAAGACTACGACGACGAGGAAGTGTACGAGGACGACGCTCCGGAGAAGGAGCCGCGATCACTCCGCTGGCTCGTCGGCGGCTTGCTGGCTGCCGTGCTGATCGTGGGCCTTGTCCTCGCCGTCACGAATTTGGGCAGTCTCCTTCCGAGCGGCGCCCCTGCAGCCACGCAGAGCACGCCCGCTCCGCAAACCAGCAGCAGCACTCAAGCTGAGGAGCCAACGCCTTCGGAAACGGCGCCTCCGGCTGTGCCACCGGCCATCCAGGGCATTTCCCGGCTGGGTGATTTCCCCTTCGCCGCCACGTACGACAAAGACCTGGTCCGGGCATTCGATGGCAACGCAGCAAGTTACTGGTCAGACATGGAATTTGCTACGGCGGACTGGGGCGGACTCGTCACCAACATGCCGCTGGTGATTGAGCTCAAGGAAAAAACCGAGGTTAAGTCCATTGTGCTGAACCAGTTGGGTGGATCCGGGGGCAGCATCAGCGTTTACACCAACGACCGCCCTGCGATGGACGGTGCCAAGCTGGTTGGAACCAACAGCTTCACCTCCCCGGAACTGACCATGCCACTGGCAGCGCCGACGCAAACCAAATACCTGATCGTGGATGTCAAGGCCCTGCCCAAGCTGGCCGCACCGAAGACCCGGTACGGGTTCGGCCTGCGCCTGGCTGAGGTTACCGTCCAATAG
- the rsmG gene encoding 16S rRNA (guanine(527)-N(7))-methyltransferase RsmG, whose product MVEITAAELEAAEKILGERLDLAKRYVEHLATSGTERGLIGPREIPRLWSRHVLNCAVIESAIAMDSHVADVGSGAGLPGLCLAIARPDLELTLIEPLERRVIWLQEVVDDLGLDNVTIMRTRAELAVGMVDADVVTARAVSALSNLAGLTIPLLNGHGEVVAIKGRSAAEEIEKAKKVIRKLGGVETSVVVCGQELLEEPTTVVRIIVNKPGKTA is encoded by the coding sequence ATGGTCGAAATAACCGCAGCTGAACTTGAAGCGGCCGAGAAGATTTTGGGAGAGCGCCTGGATCTCGCCAAGCGCTATGTTGAACATCTTGCAACGTCCGGTACTGAGCGTGGGCTGATTGGTCCACGGGAGATTCCGCGTTTGTGGAGTCGCCACGTCCTGAACTGTGCAGTCATTGAATCCGCCATTGCCATGGACAGCCACGTCGCCGACGTCGGATCCGGCGCAGGCTTGCCGGGTCTCTGCTTGGCAATTGCCAGGCCGGACCTTGAACTGACTCTGATTGAGCCGCTTGAGCGTCGTGTCATCTGGCTCCAGGAAGTGGTGGACGATCTCGGCCTGGATAACGTCACCATCATGAGGACGCGTGCTGAGCTCGCCGTGGGCATGGTGGACGCCGACGTTGTTACGGCGCGGGCAGTTTCTGCTCTCAGTAACCTGGCAGGTCTGACGATTCCCCTCCTGAATGGCCATGGCGAAGTTGTCGCCATCAAGGGCCGCAGCGCGGCCGAGGAGATCGAGAAGGCCAAGAAGGTCATCCGCAAACTGGGTGGCGTGGAAACGTCAGTTGTTGTTTGTGGACAGGAGCTTTTGGAGGAACCCACCACCGTGGTGAGGATTATCGTCAACAAGCCCGGAAAGACGGCCTGA
- the trxA gene encoding thioredoxin — protein sequence MSNAKDVTDASFSTDVLASEKPVIVDFWAEWCGPCRKLGPILDEISVEYGDKVDVVKLNVDDNPAIAAEYGITSIPAVYLFSGGEVKSTVIGAKPKQFFEKEFADVLS from the coding sequence ATGAGCAACGCAAAAGACGTAACTGACGCAAGCTTCAGCACGGATGTCCTGGCTTCCGAGAAGCCGGTCATCGTGGACTTCTGGGCAGAGTGGTGTGGCCCCTGCCGCAAGCTCGGCCCCATCCTCGACGAAATCTCCGTCGAGTACGGCGACAAGGTTGACGTTGTGAAACTCAACGTTGACGACAACCCCGCGATCGCGGCTGAGTACGGCATCACGTCCATCCCGGCTGTGTACCTCTTCAGCGGGGGAGAAGTGAAGAGCACTGTCATTGGCGCCAAGCCGAAGCAGTTCTTCGAGAAGGAATTCGCGGACGTCCTGTCCTAG
- the trxB gene encoding thioredoxin-disulfide reductase, with translation MSIAENSASQVRDVIIVGSGPAGYTAAVYTARANMKPLLIAGSVTAGGELMNTTDVENYPGFPDGIMGPDLMENFEKQAARFGTEILFEDVTELDLDGDIKTVTIGTGETFQAKAIILSTGSAYRELGLTNEKRLSGHGVSWCATCDGFFFKDQDIAVIGGGDSAMEEALFLTKFAKSVTVVHRRDTLKASKIMGDRAQAHEKINFVWNTAVEDVLGGDKVTGLKLKNLVEGTESELAVTGVFVAIGNDPRTDLIKGKVDLTPEGTIAVEGRSSRTNIKGVFAAGDVIDPTYRQAITASGSGCVAALDVEHYLADLHS, from the coding sequence GTGAGCATTGCAGAAAACAGCGCATCGCAGGTGCGTGACGTCATCATTGTAGGTTCAGGCCCGGCCGGCTACACCGCCGCCGTTTACACCGCCCGTGCCAACATGAAGCCTCTGCTCATTGCCGGTTCCGTCACCGCTGGTGGCGAACTCATGAACACCACAGACGTGGAAAACTACCCGGGTTTCCCGGACGGCATCATGGGCCCGGACCTCATGGAAAACTTCGAAAAGCAGGCCGCACGTTTCGGCACGGAGATCCTGTTTGAGGACGTCACGGAACTGGACCTCGACGGCGACATCAAGACCGTGACCATCGGAACGGGGGAGACCTTCCAGGCGAAGGCCATCATCCTCTCCACCGGTTCGGCTTACCGCGAGCTCGGCCTGACCAATGAGAAGCGACTCTCAGGACACGGCGTTAGCTGGTGTGCAACCTGCGACGGTTTCTTCTTCAAGGATCAGGACATCGCCGTCATCGGTGGTGGCGACTCCGCCATGGAGGAAGCACTGTTCCTCACCAAGTTCGCAAAGTCGGTCACCGTAGTCCACCGGCGCGACACCCTCAAGGCTTCCAAGATCATGGGTGACCGCGCCCAGGCCCACGAGAAGATCAACTTCGTCTGGAACACTGCCGTCGAAGATGTTCTCGGTGGAGACAAGGTCACCGGCCTGAAACTGAAGAACCTGGTGGAAGGCACGGAGTCCGAACTGGCTGTCACCGGCGTCTTCGTGGCTATCGGTAACGATCCCCGCACGGACCTCATCAAGGGCAAGGTGGACCTGACCCCCGAGGGAACCATCGCCGTAGAGGGCCGCAGCTCACGCACCAACATCAAGGGTGTCTTCGCCGCGGGCGATGTCATTGACCCCACCTACCGCCAAGCCATCACGGCTTCGGGTTCGGGCTGTGTGGCGGCCCTCGATGTTGAGCACTACCTCGCAGACCTGCACTCCTAG